In one Gallus gallus isolate bGalGal1 chromosome 20, bGalGal1.mat.broiler.GRCg7b, whole genome shotgun sequence genomic region, the following are encoded:
- the ZNF512B gene encoding zinc finger protein 512B isoform 2 (isoform 2 is encoded by transcript variant 2; The RefSeq protein has 2 substitutions, 1 frameshift compared to this genomic sequence), giving the protein MADSYACKGGRKTAGSTKPSKDSRAEARLNPPAELPRLGNATSDKTEGKKKGRPKAENQALKDIPLPLMNQWKDEFKAHSRVKCPNSGCWLEFPSIYGLKYHYQRCQGGAISEKLTYSCSYCEAAFSSKTQLEKHRLWNHLDRPVPASKTENKVQKAIGKSSGKKRAAESSACPTIHPKQAKTEKALSQDHAENGECPAESRESKEFQIAAAEAIAAATPTAKSSSGKDGGQQGGSQASLQEEDPERMKHRRKQKTPKKFTGEQPSISGTFGLKGLVKAEDKAKAHRAKKLEGSTNMEELKKKPPGAGVKKEAAVHLPAANPEDQWQREISEKGEVACPTCSVITRKTIVGLKKHMDVCQKPVPVETAALGEQEERERLRKVLKQMGKLKCPNEGCAANFSSLMGYQYHQKRCGKQLAEADKPVFSCPHCGKKYKSKAGHDYHVRSEHPASVSPPDTSTTQEVGPSLPGGDCRAAEPVGRSEPGRAGPGKPPEEPEVKPEPTPVEDFERTPSGRIRRTSAQVAVFHLQEIAEDELARDWTKRRMKDDLVPETKRLNYTRPGLPKLNPRLLESWKNEVKEKGHINCPNNCCEAIYSSVSGLKAHLANCNKGEHSVGKYRCLLCQKEFSSESGVKYHIIKAHSENWFRTSSETTRKKKNREQLSSSKEEKKKSTNGKKRGRKPKERPLETSLKSKESVAAKTNHKKSPEHWEGSRCSSDGDERGPKAPNQRKGGGSKVPEK; this is encoded by the exons ATGGCGGATTCCTATGCCTGTAAAGGTGGAAGGAAGACTGCAGGTTCCACCAAGCCCAGCAAAGACAGCAGGGCAGAGGCGAGGCTGAACCCGCCAGCAGAGCTCCCCaggctgg GAAATGCAACCAGTGACAAAACCGAGGGCAAGAAGAAAGGACGACCCAAGGCCGAGAACCAGGCACTGAAAGACATCCCT CTCCCACTGATGAACCAGTGGAAGGATGAATTCAAAGCCCACTCCAGGGTGAAATGCCCCAATTCAGGCTGCTGGCTGGAGTTCCCCAGCATTTATGGCTTGAAGTACCACTATCAGCGCTGCCAAGGG GGCGCCATCTCGGAGAAGCTGACGTACTCATGCTCGTACTGCGAAGCTGCCTTCAGTTCCAAAACCCAGCTGGAAAAACATCGTCTCTGGAATCACTTGGACCGACCAGTGCCAgccagcaaaacagaaaacaaagtgcagaaggccattgggaagagcaGCGGCAAGAAAAG AGCTGCTGAGAGTTCAGCTTGCCCCACCATCCATCCCAAACAGGCAAAGACGGAAAAAGCCTTGTCCCAGGATCATGCTGAGAATGGTGAATGCCCGGCGGAGAGCCGGGAGAGCAAGGAGTTTCAGATCGCCGCAGCCGAGGCAATTGCAGCTGCCACCCCCACGGCAAAGTCCTCGAGTGGCAAGGATGGTGGGCAGCAGGGGGGCAGCCAGGCCTCACTGCAGGAGGAAGACCCCGAGAGGATGAAGCACA gaaggaaacagaaaactcCTAAGAAGTTTACGGGGGAGCAGCCGTCCATCTCGGGAACATTTGGACTAAAAG GTCTTGTCAAAGCAGAGGACAAGGCGAAAGCACATCGAGCCAAGAAGCTGGAGGGGAGCACCAACATGGAGGAGCTGAAAAAGAAACCTCCAGGAGCTGGTGTGAAGAAGGAAGCAGCTGTGCACCTACCAGCAG CAAATCCCGAGGACCAGTGGCAGCGGGAGATCAGTGAGAAGGGAGAAGTTGCCTGTCCAACCTGCAGCGTTATAACCAGGAAAACCGTCGTTGGGCTCAAAAAACATATGGATGTGTGCCAGAAA CCTGTTCCTGTGGAAACCGCTGCCCTTGGTGAACAGGAAGAGCGGGAAAGGCTGAGGAAAGTGCTAAAGCAGATGGGAAAACTGAAATGCCCCAATGAG ggctgtgcagccaACTTCTCCAGCCTGATGGGCTACCAGTACCACCAGAAGCGCTGTGGGAAGCAGCTCGCCGAGGCTGATAAACCTGTCTTCAGCTGCCCACACTGCGGGAAGAAGTACAAATCCAAGGCTGGCCACGATTACCATGTACGGTCAGAACACCCGGCCTCGGTGAGCCCTCCGGACACCTCCACCACCCAAGAAGTGGGGCCATCCCTCCCTGGGGgtgactgcagagctgcagagcctgTGGGCAGGAGCGAGCCGGGCAGAGCcgggccaggcaag CCGCCAGAGGAGCCAGAGGTGAAGCCAGAGCCCACCCCCGTAGAGGATTTTGAAAGGACCCCGAGCGGCCGCATCCGTCGCACATCGGCTCAAGTGGCCGTCTTCCACCTTCAGGAGATAGCAGAGGATGAGCTCGCCAGGGACTGGACCAAGAGGAGGATGAAGGACGACCTGGTACCCGAAACTAAGCGG CTCAACTACACCCGGCCGGGGCTTCCAAAGCTGAATCCAAGGCTGCTGGAAAGTTGGAAGAATGAAGTGAAGGAGAAGGGCCACATCAACTGTCCCAACAAT TGCTGTGAAGCCATTTACTCCAGCGTCTCGGGGTTGAAAGCTCACCTGGCCAACTGCAACAAG GGGGAGCACTCGGTGGGCAAATACCGCTGCCTGCTGTGCCAGAAGGAGTTCAGCTCTGAGAGTGGGGTCAAGTACCACATCATCAAGGCTCACTCGGAG AACTGGTTCCGAACCTCTTCAGAAACCACccggaaaaagaaaaacagggaacAGCTTTCATCcagcaaggaggagaaaaaaaaaa gcacaaacgggaagaaaagagggagaaaaccCAAGGAGAGGCCTCTGGAAACGTCCCTGAAGAGCAAAGAGAGCGTGACAGCAAAGACTAATCACAAGAAAAGCCCTGAGCACTGGGAGGGCTCCCGATGCAGCTCCGATGGGGATGAGCGTGGCCCCAAAGCCCCCAACCAGCGCAAGGGGGGAGGCAGCAAAGTGCCCGAGAAGTGA
- the ZNF512B gene encoding zinc finger protein 512B isoform 1 (isoform 1 is encoded by transcript variant 1; The RefSeq protein has 2 substitutions, 1 frameshift compared to this genomic sequence), whose protein sequence is MADSYACKGGRKTAGSTKPSKDSRAEARLNPPAELPRLGNATSDKTEGKKKGRPKAENQALKDIPLPLMNQWKDEFKAHSRVKCPNSGCWLEFPSIYGLKYHYQRCQGGAISEKLTYSCSYCEAAFSSKTQLEKHRLWNHLDRPVPASKTENKVQKAIGKSSGKKRAAESSACPTIHPKQAKTEKALSQDHAENGECPAESRESKEFQIAAAEAIAAATPTAKSSSGKDGGQQGGSQASLQEEDPERMKHRRKQKTPKKFTGEQPSISGTFGLKGLVKAEDKAKAHRAKKLEGSTNMEELKKKPPGAGVKKEAAVHLPAANPEDQWQREISEKGEVACPTCSVITRKTIVGLKKHMDVCQKLQDALKCQHCKKQFKSKAGLNYHTMAEHVSKPVPVETAALGEQEERERLRKVLKQMGKLKCPNEGCAANFSSLMGYQYHQKRCGKQLAEADKPVFSCPHCGKKYKSKAGHDYHVRSEHPASVSPPDTSTTQEVGPSLPGGDCRAAEPVGRSEPGRAGPGKPPEEPEVKPEPTPVEDFERTPSGRIRRTSAQVAVFHLQEIAEDELARDWTKRRMKDDLVPETKRLNYTRPGLPKLNPRLLESWKNEVKEKGHINCPNNCCEAIYSSVSGLKAHLANCNKGEHSVGKYRCLLCQKEFSSESGVKYHIIKAHSENWFRTSSETTRKKKNREQLSSSKEEKKKSTNGKKRGRKPKERPLETSLKSKESVAAKTNHKKSPEHWEGSRCSSDGDERGPKAPNQRKGGGSKVPEK, encoded by the exons ATGGCGGATTCCTATGCCTGTAAAGGTGGAAGGAAGACTGCAGGTTCCACCAAGCCCAGCAAAGACAGCAGGGCAGAGGCGAGGCTGAACCCGCCAGCAGAGCTCCCCaggctgg GAAATGCAACCAGTGACAAAACCGAGGGCAAGAAGAAAGGACGACCCAAGGCCGAGAACCAGGCACTGAAAGACATCCCT CTCCCACTGATGAACCAGTGGAAGGATGAATTCAAAGCCCACTCCAGGGTGAAATGCCCCAATTCAGGCTGCTGGCTGGAGTTCCCCAGCATTTATGGCTTGAAGTACCACTATCAGCGCTGCCAAGGG GGCGCCATCTCGGAGAAGCTGACGTACTCATGCTCGTACTGCGAAGCTGCCTTCAGTTCCAAAACCCAGCTGGAAAAACATCGTCTCTGGAATCACTTGGACCGACCAGTGCCAgccagcaaaacagaaaacaaagtgcagaaggccattgggaagagcaGCGGCAAGAAAAG AGCTGCTGAGAGTTCAGCTTGCCCCACCATCCATCCCAAACAGGCAAAGACGGAAAAAGCCTTGTCCCAGGATCATGCTGAGAATGGTGAATGCCCGGCGGAGAGCCGGGAGAGCAAGGAGTTTCAGATCGCCGCAGCCGAGGCAATTGCAGCTGCCACCCCCACGGCAAAGTCCTCGAGTGGCAAGGATGGTGGGCAGCAGGGGGGCAGCCAGGCCTCACTGCAGGAGGAAGACCCCGAGAGGATGAAGCACA gaaggaaacagaaaactcCTAAGAAGTTTACGGGGGAGCAGCCGTCCATCTCGGGAACATTTGGACTAAAAG GTCTTGTCAAAGCAGAGGACAAGGCGAAAGCACATCGAGCCAAGAAGCTGGAGGGGAGCACCAACATGGAGGAGCTGAAAAAGAAACCTCCAGGAGCTGGTGTGAAGAAGGAAGCAGCTGTGCACCTACCAGCAG CAAATCCCGAGGACCAGTGGCAGCGGGAGATCAGTGAGAAGGGAGAAGTTGCCTGTCCAACCTGCAGCGTTATAACCAGGAAAACCGTCGTTGGGCTCAAAAAACATATGGATGTGTGCCAGAAA ctgcaggatgCCTTGAAGTGTCAACACTGCAAAAAGCAGTTCAAGTCCAAAGCTGGGCTGAATTACCACACCATGGCTGAACACGTCAGCAAG CCTGTTCCTGTGGAAACCGCTGCCCTTGGTGAACAGGAAGAGCGGGAAAGGCTGAGGAAAGTGCTAAAGCAGATGGGAAAACTGAAATGCCCCAATGAG ggctgtgcagccaACTTCTCCAGCCTGATGGGCTACCAGTACCACCAGAAGCGCTGTGGGAAGCAGCTCGCCGAGGCTGATAAACCTGTCTTCAGCTGCCCACACTGCGGGAAGAAGTACAAATCCAAGGCTGGCCACGATTACCATGTACGGTCAGAACACCCGGCCTCGGTGAGCCCTCCGGACACCTCCACCACCCAAGAAGTGGGGCCATCCCTCCCTGGGGgtgactgcagagctgcagagcctgTGGGCAGGAGCGAGCCGGGCAGAGCcgggccaggcaag CCGCCAGAGGAGCCAGAGGTGAAGCCAGAGCCCACCCCCGTAGAGGATTTTGAAAGGACCCCGAGCGGCCGCATCCGTCGCACATCGGCTCAAGTGGCCGTCTTCCACCTTCAGGAGATAGCAGAGGATGAGCTCGCCAGGGACTGGACCAAGAGGAGGATGAAGGACGACCTGGTACCCGAAACTAAGCGG CTCAACTACACCCGGCCGGGGCTTCCAAAGCTGAATCCAAGGCTGCTGGAAAGTTGGAAGAATGAAGTGAAGGAGAAGGGCCACATCAACTGTCCCAACAAT TGCTGTGAAGCCATTTACTCCAGCGTCTCGGGGTTGAAAGCTCACCTGGCCAACTGCAACAAG GGGGAGCACTCGGTGGGCAAATACCGCTGCCTGCTGTGCCAGAAGGAGTTCAGCTCTGAGAGTGGGGTCAAGTACCACATCATCAAGGCTCACTCGGAG AACTGGTTCCGAACCTCTTCAGAAACCACccggaaaaagaaaaacagggaacAGCTTTCATCcagcaaggaggagaaaaaaaaaa gcacaaacgggaagaaaagagggagaaaaccCAAGGAGAGGCCTCTGGAAACGTCCCTGAAGAGCAAAGAGAGCGTGACAGCAAAGACTAATCACAAGAAAAGCCCTGAGCACTGGGAGGGCTCCCGATGCAGCTCCGATGGGGATGAGCGTGGCCCCAAAGCCCCCAACCAGCGCAAGGGGGGAGGCAGCAAAGTGCCCGAGAAGTGA
- the ZNF512B gene encoding zinc finger protein 512B isoform 3 (isoform 3 is encoded by transcript variant 3; The RefSeq protein has 2 substitutions, 1 frameshift compared to this genomic sequence): MADSYACKGGRKTAGSTKPSKDSRAEARLNPPAELPRLGNATSDKTEGKKKGRPKAENQALKDIPLPLMNQWKDEFKAHSRVKCPNSGCWLEFPSIYGLKYHYQRCQGGAISEKLTYSCSYCEAAFSSKTQLEKHRLWNHLDRPVPASKTENKVQKAIGKSSGKKRAAESSACPTIHPKQAKTEKALSQDHAENGECPAESRESKEFQIAAAEAIAAATPTAKSSSGKDGGQQGGSQASLQEEDPERMKHRRKQKTPKKFTGEQPSISGTFGLKGLVKAEDKAKAHRAKKLEGSTNMEELKKKPPGAGVKKEAAVHLPAANPEDQWQREISEKGEVACPTCSVITRKTIVGLKKHMDVCQKLQDALKCQHCKKQFKSKAGLNYHTMAEHVSKGCAANFSSLMGYQYHQKRCGKQLAEADKPVFSCPHCGKKYKSKAGHDYHVRSEHPASVSPPDTSTTQEVGPSLPGGDCRAAEPVGRSEPGRAGPGKPPEEPEVKPEPTPVEDFERTPSGRIRRTSAQVAVFHLQEIAEDELARDWTKRRMKDDLVPETKRLNYTRPGLPKLNPRLLESWKNEVKEKGHINCPNNCCEAIYSSVSGLKAHLANCNKGEHSVGKYRCLLCQKEFSSESGVKYHIIKAHSENWFRTSSETTRKKKNREQLSSSKEEKKKSTNGKKRGRKPKERPLETSLKSKESVAAKTNHKKSPEHWEGSRCSSDGDERGPKAPNQRKGGGSKVPEK, from the exons ATGGCGGATTCCTATGCCTGTAAAGGTGGAAGGAAGACTGCAGGTTCCACCAAGCCCAGCAAAGACAGCAGGGCAGAGGCGAGGCTGAACCCGCCAGCAGAGCTCCCCaggctgg GAAATGCAACCAGTGACAAAACCGAGGGCAAGAAGAAAGGACGACCCAAGGCCGAGAACCAGGCACTGAAAGACATCCCT CTCCCACTGATGAACCAGTGGAAGGATGAATTCAAAGCCCACTCCAGGGTGAAATGCCCCAATTCAGGCTGCTGGCTGGAGTTCCCCAGCATTTATGGCTTGAAGTACCACTATCAGCGCTGCCAAGGG GGCGCCATCTCGGAGAAGCTGACGTACTCATGCTCGTACTGCGAAGCTGCCTTCAGTTCCAAAACCCAGCTGGAAAAACATCGTCTCTGGAATCACTTGGACCGACCAGTGCCAgccagcaaaacagaaaacaaagtgcagaaggccattgggaagagcaGCGGCAAGAAAAG AGCTGCTGAGAGTTCAGCTTGCCCCACCATCCATCCCAAACAGGCAAAGACGGAAAAAGCCTTGTCCCAGGATCATGCTGAGAATGGTGAATGCCCGGCGGAGAGCCGGGAGAGCAAGGAGTTTCAGATCGCCGCAGCCGAGGCAATTGCAGCTGCCACCCCCACGGCAAAGTCCTCGAGTGGCAAGGATGGTGGGCAGCAGGGGGGCAGCCAGGCCTCACTGCAGGAGGAAGACCCCGAGAGGATGAAGCACA gaaggaaacagaaaactcCTAAGAAGTTTACGGGGGAGCAGCCGTCCATCTCGGGAACATTTGGACTAAAAG GTCTTGTCAAAGCAGAGGACAAGGCGAAAGCACATCGAGCCAAGAAGCTGGAGGGGAGCACCAACATGGAGGAGCTGAAAAAGAAACCTCCAGGAGCTGGTGTGAAGAAGGAAGCAGCTGTGCACCTACCAGCAG CAAATCCCGAGGACCAGTGGCAGCGGGAGATCAGTGAGAAGGGAGAAGTTGCCTGTCCAACCTGCAGCGTTATAACCAGGAAAACCGTCGTTGGGCTCAAAAAACATATGGATGTGTGCCAGAAA ctgcaggatgCCTTGAAGTGTCAACACTGCAAAAAGCAGTTCAAGTCCAAAGCTGGGCTGAATTACCACACCATGGCTGAACACGTCAGCAAG ggctgtgcagccaACTTCTCCAGCCTGATGGGCTACCAGTACCACCAGAAGCGCTGTGGGAAGCAGCTCGCCGAGGCTGATAAACCTGTCTTCAGCTGCCCACACTGCGGGAAGAAGTACAAATCCAAGGCTGGCCACGATTACCATGTACGGTCAGAACACCCGGCCTCGGTGAGCCCTCCGGACACCTCCACCACCCAAGAAGTGGGGCCATCCCTCCCTGGGGgtgactgcagagctgcagagcctgTGGGCAGGAGCGAGCCGGGCAGAGCcgggccaggcaag CCGCCAGAGGAGCCAGAGGTGAAGCCAGAGCCCACCCCCGTAGAGGATTTTGAAAGGACCCCGAGCGGCCGCATCCGTCGCACATCGGCTCAAGTGGCCGTCTTCCACCTTCAGGAGATAGCAGAGGATGAGCTCGCCAGGGACTGGACCAAGAGGAGGATGAAGGACGACCTGGTACCCGAAACTAAGCGG CTCAACTACACCCGGCCGGGGCTTCCAAAGCTGAATCCAAGGCTGCTGGAAAGTTGGAAGAATGAAGTGAAGGAGAAGGGCCACATCAACTGTCCCAACAAT TGCTGTGAAGCCATTTACTCCAGCGTCTCGGGGTTGAAAGCTCACCTGGCCAACTGCAACAAG GGGGAGCACTCGGTGGGCAAATACCGCTGCCTGCTGTGCCAGAAGGAGTTCAGCTCTGAGAGTGGGGTCAAGTACCACATCATCAAGGCTCACTCGGAG AACTGGTTCCGAACCTCTTCAGAAACCACccggaaaaagaaaaacagggaacAGCTTTCATCcagcaaggaggagaaaaaaaaaa gcacaaacgggaagaaaagagggagaaaaccCAAGGAGAGGCCTCTGGAAACGTCCCTGAAGAGCAAAGAGAGCGTGACAGCAAAGACTAATCACAAGAAAAGCCCTGAGCACTGGGAGGGCTCCCGATGCAGCTCCGATGGGGATGAGCGTGGCCCCAAAGCCCCCAACCAGCGCAAGGGGGGAGGCAGCAAAGTGCCCGAGAAGTGA